In the genome of Nymphaea colorata isolate Beijing-Zhang1983 chromosome 9, ASM883128v2, whole genome shotgun sequence, one region contains:
- the LOC116260666 gene encoding uncharacterized protein LOC116260666 gives MNGLAGSSLSDWLGMPNYVAMSLNFLINLKSCVRFLVVVTSHMGWLMLESLDTTTLVKLATCKPDKLVRIRGSLKGFRIIFLTACCASIHVQDLFTTTISLDTHVVILTKLRPRWMSSFYYLFFYLEAHLVPYKTIGNQPILQTASCFPFYLELLKRYIFPFSPVSAPPSPPPPTYFCLCFYQVHLLFLDSFMGFPSAAIYGIRIPSLVLDSFYVLVQIKLLITWVVSLLDLLEDADDEPKNRGAPSASSQTIKKALAVVEFGSFLDKFAECQKEETTCAVCLCCLERRHEIRELYNCSHVFHKGCLDKWVDQGQYTCPLCRSPLMPLSTGRSDDDDSWLIDRISYLFGEDLFTEN, from the exons ATGAACGGCCTTGCTGGGTCGTCCTTGTCTGACTGGCTAGGCATGCCAAATTATGTGGCAAT GAGTTTAAactttttgataaatttgaagTCTTGTGTGAGGTTTCTTGTGGTGGTTACCTCCCATATGGGATGGTTAATGCTGGAATCGTTAGACACCACTACCTTAGTCAAATTAGCAACCTGTAAACCTGATAAGTTGGTGAGGATCCGTGGATCTTTGAAAGGGTTCAGAATCATCTTCTTAACTGCATGCT GTGCCAGCATACATGTTCAGGACCTTTTTACTACCACAATAAGTTTGGATACCCATGTTGTCATCCTCACAAAATTACG ACCCCGATGGATGTCCTCGTTTTACTACCTTTTCTTTTATCTCGAAGCCCACCTTGTTCCCTATAAAACAATCGGAAATCAACCCATTCTTCAAACGGCGTCTTGCTTCCCCTTCTATCTTGAGCTACTAAAAAGATACATCTTTCCCTTCTCCCCTGTTTctgctcctccttctcctcctcctcccactTATTTCTGTTTGTGCTTTTATcaagttcatcttctttttcttgattctttcATGGGCTTCCCTTCTGCTGCCATTTATGGCATCCGAATCCCAAGCCTTGTGCTGGATTCCTTTTACGTACTGGTGCAGATCAAGCTGTTAATCACTTGGGTGGTCTCCCTTCTTGATCTTCTGGAAGATGCGGATGACGAGCCAAAGAACCGTGGAGCGCCGTCGGCTAGCTCACAAACGATTAAGAAGGCTCTGGCAGTTGTTGAATTCGGCAGTTTTCTTGACAAGTTTGCTGAGTGCCAAAAAGAGGAGACGACCTGTGCGGTTTGCTTGTGCTGCCTAGAGAGAAGACATGAAATAAGGGAATTGTACAACTGCAGTCATGTGTTCCACAAGGGATGTCTGGATAAATGGGTGGATCAAGGGCAGTATACTTGCCCCTTGTGCAGATCCCCTTTGATGCCTCTGTCGACGGGGAGATCCGATGATGATGATTCGTGGTTAATCGATAGAATATCGTACCTATTTGGCGAGGACTTGTTCACAGAGAATTGa
- the LOC116261468 gene encoding WD repeat-containing protein LWD2-like has protein sequence MERLGSENQKNPSVYNYEAPWQIYGLAWSARSDKRFRLAVGSFIEEPSNRVQILTLNEENPSLGFRRDPSLQFEHTYPPTKLMFHPDPSSVSPDLLATSGDFLRLWEVGGEGGVELKAVLNNSKSSEFSAPLTSFDWNDAEPRRIGSCSIDTTCTVWDVEREAVETQLIAHDKEVYDIAWGEAGVFGSVSADGSVRIFDLRDKEHSTIIYESPFPDTPLLRLAWNKRDPRYIATVLMDCSRVVVLDIRMPAVPVVELDRHQASVNAVSWAPHTSRHLCSVGDDGQALIWEMPTVMSPTGTVDFGCGEDAAGIDPILAYSACSEINQVQWSTLQPDWVAIAFSNKLQVLRV, from the exons ATGGAGAGGCTGGGGTCAGAGAACCAGAAGAACCCGAGCGTCTACAACTACGAGGCCCCCTGGCAGATCTATGGCCTGGCGTGGTCTGCCCGGTCGGATAAACGGTTCCGGCTTGCCGTCGGGAGCTTCATCGAGGAGCCATCCAACCGCGTCCAGATCCTCACCCTCAATGAGGAGAACCCTTCCCTCGGCTTCCGCCGCGACCCTTCCCTCCAATTCGAGCACACCTACCCCCCCACGAAGCTCATGTTCCATCCGGACCCTAGCTCCGTCTCACCGGACCTCCTGGCGACGTCCGGCGACTTCCTCCGCCTCTGGGAAGTCGGCGGCGAAGGCGGGGTGGAGCTCAAGGCAGTGCTTAACAACAGCAAAAGTTCGGAGTTCTCTGCGCCCCTGACGTCGTTCGATTGGAACGACGCGGAACCCAGGAGGATCGGTAGCTGCAGCATCGACACCACCTGCACCGTGTGGGATGTGGAGCGGGAGGCCGTGGAGACGCAGCTCATCGCGCACGACAAGGAGGTCTACGACATCGCTTGGGGGGAGGCCGGCGTTTTCGGCTCCGTCTCCGCCGATGGTTCTGTGAGGATCTTTGATCTCAGGGATAAGGAGCATTCCACCATCATCTACGAGAGCCCCTTTCCGGACACCCCCCTTCTCCGTCTCGCGTGGAACAAGAGGGACCCCAG GTACATTGCCACTGTTCTGATGGACTGCAGCAGGGTTGTGGTGTTGGACATACGGATGCCGGCAGTGCCAGTGGTGGAGCTCGACCGGCATCAGGCTAGTGTCAATGCGGTGTCATGGGCGCCACATACTTCCCGGCATCTGTGTTCTGTGGGGGATGATGGGCAGGCACTTATCTGGGAGATGCCGACAGTCATGTCCCCAACTGGGACGGTGGACTTCGGTTGTGGGGAGGACGCTGCGGGCATTGATCCAATACTCGCATATAGTGCATGCAGTGAGATTAATCAAGTCCAGTGGTCCACGCTGCAGCCAGATTGGGTCGCCATTGCCTTTTCTAACAAGTTGCAGGTGCTGAGGGTCTAA